The following proteins are co-located in the Zonotrichia albicollis isolate bZonAlb1 chromosome 1, bZonAlb1.hap1, whole genome shotgun sequence genome:
- the LOC102062513 gene encoding serpin B12, which produces MMDSISRPISEFCLDLYKKLNRNAEDTNIVFSPMSISVALALIHLGARNNTAAQIEEVLHVRKAAGGMSPGSDHESAAPEMEPEGSLESQSSFSECNKEGDLNHKVFQELLLQLQNLGEKYVLTLANNLFMQQGFELQQQYLTCSKELYGAVLQTVDFHGAVEAARRKINAWVESETQGKIKELFAPGVIDGHALLVLVNVIYFKASWEHKFEEEKTVQRDFKLNQNRKKPVQMMYQKGKFKLGYIEEVGAQILELPYAQKSLSMIILLPGDVADGSVSGLEQIESTITYENLMLWASSETMFETTVEVYLPRFKLEGTFNLNQVLQEMGMTDIFTESKVDLSAMTFAKSLVLSNVIHKAYVEVNEEGTVAAAGTGASIARRSLPLTEVFMANHPFLFFIRHNPTNTITFFGKLCSP; this is translated from the exons ATGATGGATTCCATTTCTAGACCCATCAGTGAGTTTTGCCTCGATCTCTACAAAAAGCTCAACAGAAATGCAGAGGATACAAATATTGTCTTCTCTCCTATGAGCATCTCTGTTGCCCTGGCCCTGATCCATCTTGGTGCAAGAAACAACACTGCTGCTCAGATAGAGGAA GTGCTCCATGTCAGGAAAGCTGCAGGAGGAATGAGTCCTGGATCTGATCATGAGAGTGCAGCCCCAGAAATGGAGCCAGAAGGAAGCCTGGAGAGTCAGTCTTCcttctcagag TGTAACAAGGAGGGAGACCTTAACCATAAAGtgttccaggagctgcttttgcAACTACAAAACCTTGGTGAAAAGTACGTTTTAACcttggccaacaatctctttaTGCAACAAGGATTTGAGCTCCAGCAG CAATATCTAACGTGTAGCAAGGAACTGTATGGAGCAGTGCTGCAAACAGTGGACTTTCATGGTGCTGTTGAAGCTgccagaagaaaaattaatgcttgggttgaaagtgaaacacaag GTAAAATCAAGGAACTCTTTGCACCTGGCGTGATTGATGGACATGCATTGCTGGTGCTTGTGAATGTAATCTACTTTAAAGCATCCTGGGAACACAAGtttgaggaagaaaaaacaGTTCAGAGGGATTTTAAACTGAATCAG aatagaaagaaaccCGTGCAGATGATGTATCAGAAAGGCAAATTTAAACTGGGCTATATTGAGGAGGTGGGTGCTCAGATCCTTGAACTCCCTTATGCTCAGAAGTCACTGAGCATGATcatcctgctgccaggggaTGTGGCTGATGGATCTGTCAGTGGGCTGGAGCAG ATTGAAAGCACAATCACCTATGAAAATTTAATGCTGTGGGCCTCCTCAGAGACCATGTTTGAGACAACAGTGGAGGTTTACCTGCCCCGATTCAAGCTGGAAGGCACCTTTAACCTCAACCAGGTTTTACAGGAGATGGGGATGACCGACATTTTCACTGAATCAAAAGTTGacctttctgcaatgacgtTTGCAAAGTCTCTGGTGCTGTCAAACGTTATCCACAAGGCCTATGTGGAAGTCAATGAGGAAGGCACGGTGGCGGCGGCTGGCACAGGAGCTTCCATTGCCAGGAGGTCTCTGCCTCTCACAGAGGTGTTCATGGCTAATCACCCTTTCCTATTCTTTATTAGACACAATCCTACCAATACTATCACTTTCTTTGGCAAACTCTGTTCCCCTTAA
- the SERPINB5 gene encoding serpin B5 — protein sequence MTMDALQLANTAFAVDMFKKLCEKDKTANIIFSPLCTSTSLALAYKATKGDTAEQMKQVLHLQDVKDVSFGFQTITSDVSKLSSFFALKMVKRLFVDKSLNPTTDFVNSTKRPFPSELELVEFKEKTEETREKINKSLSELTDGKMENVLNEDSVSDQTQILLVNAAYFVTNWMKKFPEAEIKECPFKVNKTETKPVQMMNLEATFCLGYVKDLNVAILELPCLNKHISMLILLPKEIEDETTGLEKLENALTPETLLQWTNPSMMANTKVNVFLPKFNVEGDYDLKPLLESLGMTNIFNESASDFSEMCETKGVVVSKVIHKVSLEVNEQGGDSREVPGYRILQHKDEFKADHPFIFLFRHNKTRNVILSGRFCSP from the exons aTGACAATGGATGCTCTGCAACTAGCAAACACTGCCTTTGCAGTTGATATGTTCAAAAAGCTATGTGAGAAGGACAAAACAGCcaacattattttttccccactgtgcACCTCAACGTCTCTGGCTCTGGCATACAAAGCTACGAAAGGTGATACTGCAGAGCAGATGAAACAG GTGCTCCATTTACAAGATGTCAAAGATGTTTCTTTTGGGTTTCAAACAATAACTTCAGATGTTTCCAAACTCAGCTCTTTCTTTGCACTGAAAATGGTTAAACGGCTCTTTGTAGACAAGTCTCTCAATCCTACCACG GACTTTGTCAACTCCACAAAGAGACCTTTTCCTTCTGAACTGGAATTAGTGGAGTTCAAAGAAAAAACTGAGGAAACCCGAGAAAAGATCAACAAATCCCTTTCAGAGCTGACTGATG GAAAAATGGAGAATGTTTTGAATGAGGATAGTGTAAGTGACCAGACTCAGATCCTTTTAGTTAATGCTGCTTACTTTGTCACAAACTGGATGAAGAAGTTCCCAGAGGCAGAGATCAAAGAATGTCCTTTTAAAGTCAACAAG ACTGAAACTAAGCCAGTGCAGATGATGAATCTGGAAGCTACTTTTTGCCTGGGCTATGTAAAAGATTTAAATGTTGCCATCCTTGAGCTCCCATGCCTTAACAAACATATAAGCATGCTCATTCTCCTGCCCAAAGAGATTGAAGATGAGACCACTGGCTTGGAGAag cTGGAAAACGCACTGACGCCTGAGACATTATTACAGTGGACAAATCCCAGCATGATGGCCAACACCAAAGTGAATGTATTTCTTCCAAAGTTTAATGTGGAAGGTGACTATGACCTGAAGCCCCTTCTGGAAAGCCTGGGAATGACAAATATCTTCAATGAAAGCGCATCAGATTTCTCTGAGATGTGTGAGACAAAAGGTGTGGTTGTGTCAAAGGTCATCCATAAAGTCTCCTTGGAAGTCAATGAACAAGGTGGTGACTCCCGAGAGGTGCCTGGATATCggattctgcagcacaaagaTGAATTTAAAGCTGACCATCCATTTATCTTTTTGTTTAGACACAACAAAACTCGCAACGTGATTCTTTCAGGCCGATTCTGTTCTCCTTAA